Part of the Rhipicephalus sanguineus isolate Rsan-2018 chromosome 5, BIME_Rsan_1.4, whole genome shotgun sequence genome is shown below.
acacgcggtttggcacgaagcgctgaagcagaagaaacgtccgcactcaacgagtactctccactcactcttttatttacacgttgcctgggtaaaacaggaatgccagagcggcgccccatggcattcgtacagtgcaatacagaaccgaaaccgaaacacaacaatgagctcgtgcagagggcacggaggaaggcaagtttcagcgcagtcgcatttttagcgcagcttaagaaactagggtctttagaattacgtatgtatgcattttctattaaaggaacacaccacctaatacttacctagtgatgttgcgcctcagatatgcgtaatgtttgctttttgatcgacaatgtacacaagtatgaacctctcTTGCACAGATGCATGGCAGGCGTGCCGCGGTTCTGAGGGTGGAGCTTGTATTTTCTCTCAGGTTGCAATCGACTATAGTGCCATGTGcgctttttttgttatgtttatGTAagtggtccgttacacgtataatcactgtcttgcgcaaaccgcgcccgtaTGCCTGGGAAttttccagattatttcagaatcttcccATTgtcttgagcgcgcaaacgcgaacagttgaacTCATTCTGGAACCAatgcagccaccagcgataaggatcGAACCACCAGCGATAAAGATCGATAAGGATCGATAAGGATCGAACACGCCTTACCGCTGAGCATTTTATAGACGGCCGAccctctgttcgctgctatcagtgtacagtgcgtattagagacgatagtctttcttgggatacctaaacggagaaattttggtctgtctttctgtctttctgtttgtcggcacgtcactcgattcagccaactcggccaaagttgaaccacttgcccaagggccagccatcttgaacggctgtcGTGATAGGTGATTTCTGTTGTAAGCCTGAATACTTTTTCCCTGCAAGTGGAAATACTACACAAAGTAATAATTAAAAGTTCGCCGTCCCTACTTAAAATGTTACGTTTCCTCGAGTAGCGATGCCGGAACCTTTGCTGAAGATTTCTATTCTGTAAGCACCCGTTTGCCAAAGTTCCATAACATTTTAGCATACCACTCAATTCTTGATCCCCAGAAGGATAGGTGTACGCCACAGAtctaggtgaacaagaacaagaacaagaaaagctACTCGAAATGCTcgaaaggtgcttgacgtcacaaaAAGGAGCAATAGCAGTTAGATGGGGCATCCGGGGCTGCGGGCGTAGCTTACATTCATTCGTAGGTTGTAACTGACCTCTCATATCTAATCATATCacggttctgggacgttaaaccccaccaattatttAGCTATACTTAAGAGTATGGGCGGTTTCCTTTTACAATGTGGGGAATTGACACTTTCACTGTTACTATCATCATGAATACATCCCTGACGTCACGTATTCCATTGCTGCCGCGTGCAACGCATTACGAGCACGTAGCGAAAAGATAGACGTGTTCATTGGCTGCGGCTGTCTCGTCCGCTTCGCTTGACAAAGACCCAAGAGTCCCGTCTCACCATGCAGCCGGTCACTCCTTCTAATTATGGCTGGGCCACCTCCGCTGTCCCTGATCCTGCGTCCTACGTGCCGGATCTTCCACCGCCGCCACAGCAGGTCCTGCCGATTGCCGGCAACATGCCACCCGACACCCCTGCTGCCGCTGCTGATGCGTACTACGTGCCGCTTCTTCCACCGGCGCCACAGCAGGACCTGCCGATTGCCGGCAACATGCCACCCGACTCCCCTGCTGCCCCCGGTTATGCGTACTACGTACAGGATCTGCCACCGCCGTCACAGCAGGTCCTGCCGATTGCCGGCAACATGCCACCCGACACCCCTGCTGCCCCTGCTGATGCGTACTACGAGCCGCTTCTTCCACCGCCGCCACAGCTGGCCCTGCCGATTGCCGGCAACATGCCACCCGACACACCCGTGGCAACGGCGCCGCGTGCTGATTTTTATCTAATGCCAGCGGTAGCTGGGCCAAACCTGCCTCAGCCAATAACGCCACAGCCCCAGCCACCTCCtctaccaccaccgccactgctgAGTGAGTAACCTGTCGGCTTCTTTATTTCAGTATGACAtgctgctgggctagttggtcctgCATTTTAACAAAGCGAAATTAGCGCGAATAAAGGCGGACACAAAGACGAGGCAAACAAGGACAAGCTCCTGTCCTTGTCTGCCTCGTCTTCATGTCCGTCCTTATTTGCTCTATTCTCACTTTGTTAAATATGCTTCTTTATTAATTTAACTTATTATTCGCACGAGTAACGTGTGTGTCTCCTTTATCTTTCAAGTACATTCGGTCAAGCACTTCCGGTTTCCAAAGTATTGAGAAATAGCCTTCTGAAACTAAAACTAGTTAAGAACCATGGTATCTCGTTCCAGTTATGCTGAATACGTATGATATCCcggcataagtttacttaagggcAATTAACTGTCCGGATAATTATTGAAATGTAAATGAATTAGTTGCTCCAAAGAGCAGACGGCTTTCTTGTAAGTAGCtcagatcgttgcggcacctggcggagccaatctcaaccacgtgcttctttaTACGTGGCCTCTGGGATACGCTTCGGCACTCTTACGAAAAACAACGTTAacacaaggaatacaccagggcacacgaatgccGACGTTTGTGCGCCACTATCAGACACGTCAGCCGAAGATTAAGGTTGCgaccagttttttttctttaggagctggctcgccaggttcttaagctgcggcAAGGTCCCGCgacgtaagcgtaaccttagttccaaaggcgaccgctacagacgcagctcgcgcgaaagagaagtcttcttcctcttgttctttgagctccttgatgatattaatgcaggcaaaaccacatatagcatagcaaactgtagcatgcgcatgctcgctcgaaagaggagtcttcttcctcttgttcttcgagtgccttaaTGACGATAATAATGCAGGAAAAACCACATATAGAAtaaccaactgtagcatgcggcgctcactccactccggcagtgcgcttcgatactgataacatgaacgaagatGACAAgccggcggagcggagggctcgcaagct
Proteins encoded:
- the LOC119394608 gene encoding uncharacterized protein LOC119394608 → MQPVTPSNYGWATSAVPDPASYVPDLPPPPQQVLPIAGNMPPDTPAAAADAYYVPLLPPAPQQDLPIAGNMPPDSPAAPGYAYYVQDLPPPSQQVLPIAGNMPPDTPAAPADAYYEPLLPPPPQLALPIAGNMPPDTPVATAPRADFYLMPAVAGPNLPQPITPQPQPPPLPPPPLLNYQEPEGNDIEHYDNHYDKHYDQHYDQHYDKHYDKHYDKHYDNDQ